Genomic DNA from Caldicellulosiruptor hydrothermalis 108:
TACTTGCATATTATTTTTTCTTCTATGCAAAACTATAACTTAGAAACAGGTGTGAATGAAGGAGTAAATCAAAGATGAAAAAATCTTCTGCTTCTAACTCAATCACATCATCCTACGCCCAGAACATTCAAAATATCAGGGATGAGTTTGGAAATTTCAGCGACCTTATAATAAGAGAGTTCAAGATTGGAAGTAGCAATATAAGAGCTTTTCTTGTCATGATAGACGGGCTTGTTGACAAGGTGGTAATAAATGAACACATTCTAAAACCGCTCATGAGAGATATCAGCATTTACAAAAAGGACCAATCTACATGTGAAGAGGTTTACACCCTCATCAAAGAAAACATTCTGTACAGCCACTGCATAACAGAAGAGAAAGACTGGGCAAAGATAGTACATTGTATATTGTGTGGGGATGTTGCACTTTTCATTGATGGCATAGACAGATGTCTTTTGATATCTGTGCGCGGATGGGAGTCCCGCGGAATTGAAGAGCCAAACACAGAGGTTGTTGTAAGAGGACCAAGGGAAGGTTTTACTGAAAACTTGAGAACAAACACAGCACTAATCAGAAGAAAGATACGTGACCCGAAACTTAAGATTGAGTCAATCAAGATTGGAAAAATATCCAAAACAGATATTGCAATATGCTATATAGAATCCATTGCAAAAAAAGAGCTTGTAGATGAGGTAAAAAGACGCCTTGAAAAGATTGATATGGAATACATTCTCGAATCAGGGTATATAGAATCTTTCATAGAAGACGGCAAATATTCAATCTTTCCAACTGTCGGAAACTCAGAAAAACCGGATGTGGTTGTCGGAAAACTTATGGAAGGGAGGGTTGCAATACTTGTTGACGGAACACCTTTTGCTCTGACCGTTCCTTACCTTTTTGTTGAAGCTTTCCAGACAAGCGAGGATTACTATTCAAGGCCGTACTACTACAGCATTGTAAGGCTCTTGAGATACTTTTCGTTCTTTGTAGCAACAACCCTGCCGGCACTGTACATTGCAGTTACAACATTTCACCAGGAGCTTTTGCCAACATCGCTTTTAATTAGCATTGCAAGCGCCCAGGCGGGAATACCTTTTCCATCGTTTGCAGAAACACTCACAATGCTTGTAATATACGAAATATTAAAAGAAGCTGGTGTGAGGCTTCCACGGCCGGTGGGCCAGGCAATCTCTATTGTTGGTGCTCTTGTGATTGGCGAGGCAGCAGTGTCAGCCGGACTCATCGGCGCTCCGATGGTTGTGACAGTCGCATTTACCGCAATATCCACTTTTATGATTCCTGCAATCTCTGATGCAGCCACAATCATAAG
This window encodes:
- a CDS encoding spore germination protein, which translates into the protein MKKSSASNSITSSYAQNIQNIRDEFGNFSDLIIREFKIGSSNIRAFLVMIDGLVDKVVINEHILKPLMRDISIYKKDQSTCEEVYTLIKENILYSHCITEEKDWAKIVHCILCGDVALFIDGIDRCLLISVRGWESRGIEEPNTEVVVRGPREGFTENLRTNTALIRRKIRDPKLKIESIKIGKISKTDIAICYIESIAKKELVDEVKRRLEKIDMEYILESGYIESFIEDGKYSIFPTVGNSEKPDVVVGKLMEGRVAILVDGTPFALTVPYLFVEAFQTSEDYYSRPYYYSIVRLLRYFSFFVATTLPALYIAVTTFHQELLPTSLLISIASAQAGIPFPSFAETLTMLVIYEILKEAGVRLPRPVGQAISIVGALVIGEAAVSAGLIGAPMVVTVAFTAISTFMIPAISDAATIIRFACVFMSAICGLYGIMLILILMLIHLCSLKSFRVNYLAPIAPMVVYDLKDVFVRLPWRILKKRPIILNKNF